Proteins from a genomic interval of Arthrobacter sp. CAN_C5:
- a CDS encoding TetR/AcrR family transcriptional regulator C-terminal domain-containing protein: MSTSRRPVPTKPTQPEDSGDTGKRAQLSREAVLHAALELVDDDGLDALSMRRLGNKLGKDPMALYRYAPNRDALLDGVTELLLDQWVIPRSGQAPSWQEQLREAAQDFRTLVLDHRHVVPLLVTRPLSTPMGLRPPGALRPLEQILSIFNSAGFSPADSLHAYRTYYGFLIGHILNELEEFVVNPDEDEVALKLGLHRLPKAEFPHLRRLAPMLLSYDGEAELDQGILLILEGLQKQLDTRG, translated from the coding sequence ATCTCTACAAGTCGAAGGCCGGTCCCCACCAAGCCTACTCAGCCTGAGGATTCGGGGGATACAGGCAAGCGTGCCCAGTTAAGCAGGGAAGCGGTTCTCCACGCTGCCCTGGAACTGGTTGACGACGACGGCCTTGACGCCCTGTCCATGCGGCGATTAGGGAACAAGCTGGGGAAAGACCCAATGGCTCTTTACCGTTATGCCCCGAACCGCGACGCGCTCCTCGACGGCGTCACCGAACTCCTGCTGGATCAATGGGTAATCCCGAGGTCGGGCCAAGCGCCGTCCTGGCAGGAGCAACTGCGCGAAGCCGCCCAGGACTTCCGGACGCTAGTTCTGGACCACCGCCACGTTGTCCCGCTATTGGTAACGCGTCCGCTCTCGACACCCATGGGGCTCAGGCCACCTGGCGCGCTTCGACCTCTTGAGCAGATCCTGTCCATCTTCAATAGTGCCGGGTTCTCCCCCGCTGATTCGCTTCACGCTTACCGGACCTACTACGGGTTCCTCATCGGACATATCCTCAACGAGCTGGAGGAATTCGTCGTCAACCCCGACGAGGATGAGGTGGCGCTTAAGCTGGGACTGCACCGGCTCCCGAAAGCAGAATTCCCGCACCTGCGTCGGCTGGCACCCATGCTGCTCAGTTACGACGGAGAAGCCGAACTCGACCAGGGGATTCTTCTCATCCTTGAAGGCCTCCAGAAACAGTTGGACACCCGGGGATAA
- a CDS encoding MarR family winged helix-turn-helix transcriptional regulator, giving the protein MDKTLWTTSRLLSTAARLNQNQQNQRLLDLEVTQTGATTLKALSESGPISQSGLAAIVQVQAQTMGKILEKLEIRGFVSRDRDSSDGRTIRTVITKQGDKVLQRIDQLSESTSESASLIDQSLRTALIAVLGSLEATPEPTPA; this is encoded by the coding sequence ATGGACAAGACACTGTGGACAACCAGCCGGTTACTGAGCACTGCCGCCCGGTTGAACCAGAATCAACAGAATCAGCGTCTCCTCGATCTGGAAGTCACTCAAACGGGTGCAACCACTCTCAAAGCGTTGTCCGAAAGCGGTCCGATTAGTCAGTCGGGATTGGCTGCCATTGTTCAGGTTCAGGCACAAACGATGGGAAAGATCCTTGAGAAGCTCGAGATCAGGGGCTTTGTATCCCGCGACCGCGATTCATCGGACGGGCGGACTATTCGAACTGTCATCACGAAGCAGGGTGACAAAGTGCTTCAGAGGATCGACCAGTTATCCGAGTCGACATCAGAATCGGCCAGCCTGATCGACCAGAGTCTACGCACGGCACTTATAGCCGTCCTTGGTTCTCTTGAGGCCACCCCGGAACCTACCCCTGCCTGA
- a CDS encoding response regulator transcription factor, which translates to MVIEDDNDTRLWVLNLLRLAGFEVHSSATGLGGAELVAGHAPALVVVGAELRGIDGFEVLRRIRSFSDCYVVMLGAHADEVDILTAFHAGADDYLAKPVRPRELRARFDAVLRRPRRTTVTPYSTVTPDSILRPAVNERSEVDRLHPVGTSNVLRHGDLMVDHATRTVSIDDDEVLLTKSEFDLLHEMLSCDGAVRTKSTLAGIARGSDYQGFTGSRSSDERGIEVHIGNLRRKLPRRQGEAELITTVRGIGYRIVSATVRDDSSRTTGPHCLPKVDLATA; encoded by the coding sequence GTGGTCATTGAAGATGACAACGACACGCGCCTTTGGGTGTTGAATCTACTGCGACTGGCTGGCTTCGAGGTGCACTCCAGTGCGACAGGCCTTGGCGGCGCAGAACTGGTGGCGGGTCACGCCCCTGCCTTGGTAGTCGTTGGAGCGGAGCTGCGGGGAATTGACGGATTCGAGGTACTCCGTCGTATCCGATCCTTCAGCGATTGCTATGTGGTGATGCTGGGCGCTCATGCCGATGAGGTGGATATCTTGACCGCGTTTCACGCTGGCGCCGACGACTACCTCGCCAAGCCAGTCCGTCCGCGCGAATTGAGAGCACGGTTCGATGCCGTGCTGCGCCGTCCGCGACGTACAACAGTGACACCCTATTCAACAGTGACACCTGATTCAATTTTGCGGCCGGCCGTCAACGAGCGATCTGAGGTGGACCGGCTCCACCCTGTGGGCACCTCGAATGTCCTCCGACACGGTGACCTGATGGTTGATCACGCGACACGCACGGTCAGCATCGATGATGATGAGGTCCTTCTTACCAAGAGTGAATTCGATCTGTTGCACGAGATGTTGTCGTGCGACGGAGCCGTGCGGACCAAGTCCACCCTGGCAGGAATCGCCCGGGGATCGGATTATCAGGGCTTCACTGGAAGTCGCAGTTCGGACGAACGTGGCATTGAAGTCCATATCGGGAATCTTCGCCGGAAATTACCACGCCGTCAGGGGGAAGCAGAACTCATCACCACGGTCCGGGGAATCGGATACAGGATCGTTTCCGCGACTGTGAGAGATGACTCTTCCCGGACCACCGGACCGCACTGTTTGCCGAAGGTGGACCTGGCGACCGCATAA
- the valS gene encoding valine--tRNA ligase: MAEHTPGTDTPATVNVPDKPVLEGLESRLAAQWRADGTYTFDPETSRAEVYSIDTPPPTASGSLHVGHMFSYTQTDVVARYQRMRGKNVFYPMGWDDNGLPTERRVQNYYGVRCDPSVPYDAGYTPPAEPPKNQRDFDAVSRRNFIELCEQLAVQDELVFENLFSTLGLSVDWNLTYRTIDDTSRAVSQRAFLDNLAAGDAYLAEAPTLWDVTFRTAVAQAELEDREQPGAYHRIAFHTPGGEKIFIESTRPELLPACVALVANPDDERYQHLFGTTVTSPLFDVEVEIKAHPLAKPDKGTGIAMICTFGDLTDVIWWRELQLPTRAIVGRDGRIRSETPEWISTAKAQENYSTIAGKTVFSAKEGVVALLRASGELEGEPKKVLHPVNFYEKGDKPLEVVTSRQWYLRNGGRDEAKREKLIQRGREIDFHPAFMRSRYENWIEGLNGDWLVSRQRFFGVPIPVWYRLDADGEPDYEAPIVPSHEALPVDPAAEPAPGFEESARNQPGGFVGENDVLDTWATSSLTPQIVGGWPKNPDLFAKVFPFDLRPQGHDIIRTWLFSSAVRADSLQDSAPWRHAALSGWILDPDRKKMSKSKGNVVVPTDVLEEFGADAVRYWAASAKLGADTAYEIAQMKIGRRLAIKLLNASKFVLNLGATEHTVLTDDTSVVTNQLDLSLLAQLAQVIDASTAAFEKYDYARALQLSETFFWSFTDDYVELIKDRAYGAAGEAEQASVLATLATTLDALLRMFAPFLPFATEEVWSWWRSGSVHRTEWPTSDQLAGTIRTADTGVLGTVALALGGIRRSKSEAKVKQRTEVLSAVVNGSAAQLRQLNAGLNDLLAAGNVRELRLAEAEGELSVFEVELAPVDAV; this comes from the coding sequence ATGGCTGAACACACTCCGGGCACAGACACGCCCGCAACAGTAAATGTCCCAGACAAACCGGTTCTCGAGGGTCTTGAATCCCGGCTCGCTGCACAGTGGCGGGCGGACGGCACCTACACCTTCGACCCCGAAACGTCCCGGGCGGAGGTGTATTCGATTGACACTCCCCCGCCGACCGCATCCGGTTCCCTGCACGTGGGACACATGTTCTCCTACACCCAGACCGACGTCGTCGCCCGGTACCAGCGGATGCGCGGCAAGAACGTTTTCTACCCCATGGGCTGGGACGACAACGGTCTGCCCACCGAACGCCGCGTCCAGAACTACTACGGTGTCCGCTGCGACCCGTCGGTCCCCTACGACGCCGGCTACACCCCTCCGGCCGAGCCGCCCAAGAACCAGCGCGACTTCGACGCCGTCTCCCGCCGAAACTTCATCGAGCTGTGCGAGCAACTGGCCGTCCAGGATGAGCTGGTCTTCGAGAACCTGTTCAGCACCCTTGGCCTGTCGGTCGACTGGAACCTGACCTACCGCACCATCGACGACACCTCACGGGCCGTCAGCCAGCGGGCCTTCCTGGACAACCTGGCGGCCGGGGACGCGTACCTTGCCGAGGCACCCACCCTCTGGGACGTCACCTTCCGCACCGCGGTGGCGCAGGCGGAACTGGAAGACCGGGAGCAGCCTGGTGCCTACCACCGGATCGCCTTCCACACACCCGGCGGGGAGAAGATCTTCATCGAATCGACCCGTCCCGAGTTGCTTCCCGCCTGCGTGGCGCTGGTGGCGAATCCCGACGACGAGCGGTACCAGCACCTGTTTGGCACCACCGTCACCTCGCCGCTGTTCGACGTCGAGGTGGAAATCAAGGCGCACCCCCTCGCGAAGCCCGACAAGGGCACCGGCATCGCCATGATCTGTACGTTCGGTGACCTGACCGACGTCATCTGGTGGCGGGAACTGCAGCTGCCAACCCGGGCGATTGTGGGACGTGACGGGCGAATCCGGTCGGAGACCCCCGAGTGGATCAGCACCGCCAAGGCACAGGAAAACTATTCGACGATCGCCGGCAAGACCGTGTTCAGCGCCAAGGAGGGCGTCGTCGCGCTGCTGCGTGCCAGCGGTGAGCTGGAGGGTGAGCCGAAAAAGGTTCTCCACCCGGTCAACTTCTACGAAAAGGGCGACAAGCCCCTCGAAGTCGTCACCAGCCGGCAGTGGTATCTCCGCAATGGCGGCCGGGACGAGGCCAAGCGGGAGAAGCTCATCCAGCGCGGCCGGGAAATCGACTTCCACCCCGCGTTCATGCGGTCCCGGTACGAGAACTGGATCGAAGGGCTCAACGGCGACTGGCTGGTCTCCCGGCAGCGCTTCTTCGGGGTGCCGATTCCCGTCTGGTACCGCCTGGATGCCGACGGCGAGCCCGACTACGAGGCACCGATCGTTCCTTCCCACGAGGCACTCCCCGTGGACCCGGCGGCCGAGCCTGCGCCCGGCTTTGAGGAGAGCGCCCGCAACCAGCCGGGTGGTTTCGTCGGAGAGAATGACGTCCTGGACACCTGGGCCACCTCGTCACTGACGCCGCAGATTGTGGGCGGCTGGCCGAAGAACCCTGACCTGTTTGCCAAGGTCTTCCCGTTCGACCTCCGACCGCAGGGCCACGACATCATCAGGACCTGGCTCTTCTCGAGTGCCGTCCGCGCCGACTCGCTGCAGGATTCGGCGCCGTGGCGCCACGCGGCGCTGTCCGGCTGGATCCTCGATCCGGACCGCAAGAAGATGTCGAAGTCCAAGGGCAACGTGGTGGTACCCACCGACGTGCTCGAGGAGTTCGGGGCCGACGCCGTCAGGTACTGGGCTGCCTCAGCCAAACTGGGTGCGGATACGGCCTACGAGATCGCGCAGATGAAGATCGGGCGCCGCCTGGCCATCAAGCTGCTGAACGCGTCGAAGTTTGTGCTGAACCTCGGTGCCACCGAGCACACGGTCCTCACCGATGACACCTCGGTGGTCACGAACCAACTGGATCTGTCCCTCCTGGCCCAGCTGGCACAGGTGATCGATGCGTCGACGGCTGCGTTCGAGAAGTACGACTACGCGCGGGCGCTGCAACTGAGTGAGACGTTCTTCTGGTCGTTCACCGACGACTATGTGGAGCTGATCAAAGACCGCGCCTACGGTGCGGCCGGTGAGGCCGAACAGGCTTCGGTGCTTGCCACGCTGGCGACGACGCTTGACGCGCTGCTGCGGATGTTCGCGCCCTTCCTGCCCTTCGCCACCGAAGAGGTATGGAGCTGGTGGCGCAGCGGGTCGGTGCACCGGACCGAATGGCCAACGTCTGATCAGCTCGCCGGGACCATTCGCACCGCTGACACCGGTGTTCTCGGCACCGTGGCACTGGCGCTCGGCGGTATCCGCCGGTCGAAGTCCGAGGCGAAAGTGAAACAGCGCACCGAGGTGCTCAGCGCCGTCGTGAACGGCTCAGCGGCGCAGTTGCGCCAGCTCAACGCCGGTCTGAATGACCTGTTGGCTGCGGGCAATGTCCGCGAGTTGCGCCTTGCGGAGGCCGAGGGCGAGCTCTCGGTCTTCGAGGTGGAGTTGGCACCCGTCGACGCGGTCTAG
- a CDS encoding SDR family oxidoreductase, translated as MTSTPTTSTQRTAVVTGASTGIGEATVRLLAAQGWRVFAVARRADRLADLAAETGAIAVPTDITADDDVEHLIEAVTDAGGADTLINIAGGARGADRMIDAKTADWEWMYQANVVGTMKMTRAFLPLLRAQAQGGTVLNLTSTAGMVSYEGGAGYNAAKAAQRAMTRALRLEEAEHGVRVIEVLPGMVHTEEFSLNRLGSADAASKVYDGVEKPLTSEDVADIVAYAVTVPHHVNLDEIVVRPLAQAAAHKVIRKQ; from the coding sequence ATGACTTCCACACCAACGACGTCCACGCAGCGCACAGCAGTTGTCACCGGCGCGAGCACCGGCATTGGCGAGGCCACTGTCCGTCTCCTCGCAGCCCAGGGATGGCGGGTCTTCGCTGTTGCCCGGCGTGCGGACCGGTTGGCGGACCTCGCCGCCGAGACCGGTGCCATCGCTGTCCCCACCGATATCACCGCGGACGACGACGTCGAGCACCTCATCGAGGCTGTCACCGACGCCGGTGGCGCTGACACGCTCATCAACATTGCCGGGGGCGCGCGCGGGGCGGACCGGATGATCGACGCGAAGACCGCCGACTGGGAGTGGATGTACCAGGCGAACGTCGTGGGCACCATGAAAATGACCCGCGCGTTCCTTCCCCTGCTCCGCGCGCAGGCCCAGGGTGGCACGGTCCTGAACCTCACGTCCACCGCCGGCATGGTCTCCTACGAGGGCGGCGCCGGCTACAACGCGGCGAAGGCTGCCCAACGCGCGATGACCCGTGCGCTCCGGCTGGAGGAGGCCGAGCACGGTGTCCGCGTCATCGAGGTGCTCCCGGGCATGGTGCACACCGAGGAGTTCTCCCTGAACCGGCTGGGCAGCGCCGACGCTGCCTCGAAGGTGTACGACGGCGTCGAGAAGCCGCTGACCAGCGAGGACGTCGCCGACATCGTCGCCTACGCCGTCACCGTGCCCCACCATGTCAACCTCGACGAGATTGTGGTCCGGCCGCTGGCGCAGGCCGCAGCCCACAAGGTGATCCGGAAGCAGTAG
- the ileS gene encoding isoleucine--tRNA ligase: protein MNNMPQIYPKATSLDSAADASSSSASPRFPEIEERILKYWDADGTFQASIDARDADLRDGENGSNEFVFYDGPPFANGLPHYGHLLTGYAKDLVGRYQTQRGHRVERRFGWDTHGLPAELEAMKQLGMSDKAQIEAMGIDKFNDACRSSVMKYAGEWQDYVTRQARWVDFDNDYKTLNVDYMESVIWAFKNLYDKGLTYNGYRVLPYCWNDETPLSNHELRMDDDVYQDRQDQTVTVTFPILAGSTALSQDLAGVQALAWTTTPWTLPTNAALAVGPDITYAVVPAGASLADDDRRFLIAADLLGNYAKDLGYASAKEATAAVERSLQGAELADLAYEPLWDYLTDPEQGGYRNAFRFLVADYVTTTDGTGIVHQSPAYGEEDQKICEEAGIQVILSVDEGARFLPMYGHGPLADIVGLQVFDANKPITRVLKDSGRLVRQASYVHSYPHCWRCRNPLIYRAVSSWFVEVTKIKDRMVDLNQGINWIPENVKDGQFGKWLQNARDWSISRNRYWGSPIPVWQSDDPAYPRTDVYGSLAEIQADFGRLPLNKAGEPDLHRPFIDELTRPNPDDPRSPAEGQSTMRRVEDVLDVWFDSGSMPFAQVHYPMENQEWFESHNPADFIVEYIGQTRGWFYMLHVLSTALFDRPAFRNVISHGIVLGDDGQKASKSLGNYPDVTEVLDRDGADAMRWFLMSSPVLRGGNLIVTEQGIRDGVRQVILPLWNVWHFFSLYTNAAAGGTGYEAKTVGPEQADRLAEPVDRYILAYTGNLVRDMTASLDAFNISDACETLRRYLDTLTNWYVRRSRQRFFDEDTDAFDVLYTCLEAVCRAAAPLLPLVTEEIWRGLTGGRSVHLTDWPEASAFPEAPDLVERMERTRQICSTGSSLRKAANLRVRLPLANLTVVAPSAGNLDGQYQGIIADELNIKKVRLIDAADASPEEFGIVSKLVVNARAAGPRLGKNVQAAIKAAKSGDWSVTADGAVTAGELALEPHEYTLETVVSDDGDNSGKAVTVLPGGGFLVLDTEVTDELAAEGAARDAIRAIQQARRDADLHISDRITTTLRAAPELVDALTANAPLIKAETLTTDLHVVAASPADGALTVGEYTVTVERHP, encoded by the coding sequence ATGAACAACATGCCACAGATCTACCCGAAGGCCACCAGCCTGGACAGCGCCGCCGACGCCTCTTCTTCCTCGGCGTCTCCGCGCTTCCCGGAAATCGAGGAGCGAATCCTCAAGTACTGGGACGCCGATGGCACTTTCCAGGCCTCAATCGACGCTCGCGACGCAGACCTCCGCGATGGCGAAAATGGCTCCAACGAGTTCGTCTTCTATGACGGGCCGCCCTTCGCCAATGGCCTGCCCCACTACGGGCACCTGCTGACCGGCTACGCCAAGGACCTAGTGGGCCGGTACCAGACCCAGCGCGGGCACCGTGTCGAGCGCCGGTTCGGCTGGGACACCCACGGGCTGCCCGCCGAGCTCGAGGCCATGAAGCAGCTCGGCATGAGCGACAAGGCCCAGATCGAAGCCATGGGCATCGACAAGTTCAACGACGCCTGCCGGTCATCGGTCATGAAGTATGCCGGGGAGTGGCAGGACTACGTGACCCGCCAGGCGCGCTGGGTGGACTTCGACAATGACTACAAGACCCTGAACGTCGACTACATGGAGTCGGTGATCTGGGCGTTCAAGAATTTGTATGACAAGGGCCTCACCTACAACGGCTACCGCGTCCTGCCGTACTGCTGGAACGACGAAACGCCGCTGTCCAACCACGAGCTGCGGATGGACGACGACGTCTACCAGGACCGCCAGGACCAGACCGTCACGGTGACCTTCCCCATCCTCGCCGGTTCCACCGCGCTGTCCCAGGATCTCGCCGGCGTGCAGGCCCTCGCCTGGACCACCACGCCCTGGACCCTGCCCACCAACGCTGCCCTCGCCGTCGGGCCGGACATCACCTACGCAGTGGTGCCCGCTGGAGCGTCACTGGCCGACGACGACCGCCGCTTCCTCATCGCCGCTGATCTTTTGGGCAACTATGCCAAGGACCTCGGCTACGCCTCCGCGAAGGAGGCGACCGCCGCCGTCGAACGTTCCCTGCAGGGCGCCGAGCTGGCCGATCTGGCCTACGAACCACTGTGGGATTACCTGACTGACCCCGAACAGGGCGGCTATCGGAACGCCTTCCGCTTCCTGGTGGCCGATTATGTGACCACCACCGACGGCACCGGCATCGTGCACCAGTCGCCCGCCTACGGCGAGGAGGATCAGAAGATCTGCGAGGAGGCCGGGATCCAGGTCATCCTGTCAGTGGATGAAGGGGCGCGCTTCCTGCCGATGTACGGGCACGGGCCCCTCGCCGACATTGTGGGACTGCAGGTTTTCGACGCCAACAAGCCGATCACCCGGGTGCTGAAGGACAGCGGCAGGCTGGTCCGCCAGGCGAGCTACGTCCACAGCTACCCGCACTGCTGGCGGTGCCGCAACCCGCTGATCTACCGTGCGGTGTCCTCCTGGTTTGTCGAGGTCACGAAAATCAAGGACCGGATGGTGGACCTGAACCAGGGCATCAACTGGATCCCTGAGAACGTGAAGGACGGACAGTTCGGCAAATGGCTGCAGAACGCCCGGGACTGGTCGATCAGCCGAAACCGGTACTGGGGGAGCCCTATCCCGGTCTGGCAGTCCGACGACCCCGCGTACCCCCGCACCGACGTCTACGGCTCTCTCGCCGAGATCCAGGCCGACTTCGGGCGGCTGCCGCTGAACAAGGCCGGCGAGCCCGACCTGCACCGCCCGTTCATTGACGAGCTGACCCGGCCGAACCCCGACGACCCCCGCTCCCCGGCGGAGGGTCAGTCCACCATGCGCCGGGTCGAGGACGTCCTGGACGTCTGGTTCGACTCCGGCTCCATGCCGTTCGCTCAGGTGCACTACCCGATGGAGAACCAGGAATGGTTCGAGTCGCACAACCCCGCCGACTTCATTGTGGAGTACATCGGTCAGACCCGCGGCTGGTTCTATATGCTGCACGTCCTCTCCACGGCGCTGTTCGACCGGCCTGCGTTCCGGAACGTCATCAGCCACGGCATCGTGCTGGGCGACGACGGCCAGAAGGCGTCGAAGAGCCTGGGCAACTACCCGGACGTCACCGAGGTCCTCGACCGTGACGGCGCCGACGCGATGCGCTGGTTCCTCATGTCCTCCCCGGTCCTGCGCGGTGGCAACCTGATCGTCACCGAGCAGGGCATCCGCGACGGCGTCCGGCAGGTCATCCTCCCGCTCTGGAACGTGTGGCACTTCTTCAGCCTGTACACGAATGCCGCCGCTGGCGGTACCGGATACGAAGCGAAAACGGTGGGCCCGGAGCAGGCCGACCGCCTCGCGGAGCCCGTCGACCGCTACATCCTCGCCTACACCGGAAATCTGGTGCGGGACATGACGGCGTCCCTGGATGCCTTCAACATCAGCGACGCCTGCGAGACCCTGCGCCGCTACCTGGATACGTTGACCAACTGGTACGTCCGCCGGAGCCGGCAGCGGTTTTTCGACGAAGACACCGACGCCTTCGACGTGCTCTACACCTGCCTCGAGGCTGTCTGCCGGGCGGCAGCGCCGCTGCTGCCCCTCGTCACCGAGGAAATCTGGCGTGGACTGACCGGCGGGCGTTCGGTGCACCTCACCGACTGGCCCGAGGCATCGGCGTTCCCCGAGGCTCCCGACCTCGTCGAGCGGATGGAACGCACCCGCCAGATCTGCTCCACCGGCTCCAGCCTGCGGAAGGCGGCCAACCTGCGGGTGAGGTTGCCGCTCGCCAACCTCACGGTGGTAGCGCCGTCCGCTGGGAACCTTGACGGTCAGTATCAGGGGATCATCGCTGATGAGCTGAACATCAAGAAGGTCCGGCTGATCGACGCGGCCGACGCCTCACCCGAGGAATTCGGGATTGTGAGCAAGCTCGTGGTGAACGCCCGTGCCGCCGGCCCGCGGCTGGGCAAAAACGTCCAGGCCGCCATCAAGGCAGCCAAGTCCGGTGACTGGTCGGTAACCGCCGACGGTGCGGTGACCGCCGGTGAACTGGCGCTCGAGCCCCACGAGTACACCCTGGAGACGGTCGTGTCCGACGACGGCGACAACTCCGGGAAGGCTGTCACAGTCCTGCCCGGGGGTGGGTTCCTGGTCCTCGACACGGAGGTCACCGACGAACTCGCCGCCGAAGGAGCGGCCAGGGACGCCATCCGTGCCATCCAACAGGCCCGCCGCGACGCTGACCTGCACATCAGCGACCGGATCACGACCACGCTCCGCGCGGCACCCGAACTGGTGGACGCGCTGACAGCCAACGCACCGCTGATCAAGGCGGAAACGCTGACCACCGACCTGCACGTCGTCGCCGCATCGCCGGCTGACGGCGCGCTGACCGTCGGCGAGTACACAGTCACAGTAGAGAGGCACCCATGA
- a CDS encoding bifunctional folylpolyglutamate synthase/dihydrofolate synthase: MSQQTPEPMDAEGPAPVGSFDRFSVESVYAELLSRAPENKMEPRMAPMLRAMEILGEPNKAYPIIHLTGTNGKTSTARMVEGILRAHELRTGRYTSPHLSSVTERISIDGEPVSDETFVRIWDEIRPFLEIIDGELEAAGDPRLTYFESITILAFAVFADEPVDVAIIEVGLGGITDATNVGDGQVAVVTPISLDHTELLGDTEYDIALEKSGIIKPGGFLISAAQPHEAAQVLLEKAREVGVEFRFEGVEFGVETRTIGVGGQVLSINGIAGRYEELLLPLHGAHQAQNAAVAVAAVEAFIGGGTRELDAAVVREGLRTVTSPGRIEVVRTAPSIIVDAAHNAAGAKATAAAVKEAFDFSRLILVVGVLQDKDAGAILAELHEELGGILEDVCLTQSNSPRAIPAADLLQDALAAGFAEEHVHIAERLDDALEWAVMKAEENNDLAGGILITGSITVVGEARTLLGK, translated from the coding sequence ATGAGCCAGCAGACCCCGGAACCAATGGACGCCGAAGGCCCGGCCCCGGTAGGGAGCTTTGACCGGTTCTCGGTCGAGAGCGTCTACGCTGAACTACTCAGCCGGGCGCCCGAGAACAAAATGGAACCCCGGATGGCGCCGATGCTCAGGGCGATGGAGATCCTTGGCGAACCCAACAAGGCGTACCCGATCATCCACCTGACCGGGACCAACGGGAAGACCTCGACCGCACGCATGGTCGAGGGCATCCTGCGGGCCCACGAGCTGCGGACCGGACGCTACACCAGCCCCCACCTGAGCAGCGTCACCGAACGGATCAGTATCGACGGCGAACCGGTCTCGGATGAGACCTTCGTCCGGATCTGGGATGAGATCCGGCCGTTCCTGGAAATCATCGACGGTGAACTGGAAGCGGCGGGGGACCCCCGGCTGACCTACTTCGAAAGCATCACCATTCTCGCGTTCGCGGTCTTCGCCGACGAGCCCGTCGACGTCGCCATCATCGAGGTAGGGCTCGGCGGCATCACCGACGCAACCAACGTGGGCGACGGCCAGGTAGCAGTTGTCACGCCGATTTCCCTCGATCACACCGAGCTGCTCGGTGACACCGAATACGATATTGCCTTGGAAAAGTCGGGGATCATCAAACCGGGCGGCTTCCTGATCAGCGCGGCCCAGCCCCACGAGGCCGCCCAGGTGCTCCTCGAGAAGGCTCGCGAAGTCGGCGTTGAGTTCCGGTTCGAGGGAGTTGAGTTCGGGGTCGAAACCAGGACCATCGGCGTCGGCGGTCAGGTGCTGTCCATCAACGGGATAGCCGGCCGGTACGAGGAACTGCTGCTGCCCCTGCACGGGGCGCATCAGGCGCAGAACGCCGCCGTCGCCGTCGCCGCCGTCGAGGCATTCATCGGTGGCGGGACCCGTGAACTCGACGCCGCGGTGGTCCGCGAAGGGTTGCGAACCGTCACCTCGCCGGGGCGGATCGAAGTGGTGCGCACGGCACCGAGCATCATCGTCGACGCGGCGCACAACGCGGCCGGCGCCAAGGCAACCGCGGCAGCCGTCAAGGAAGCCTTCGACTTCAGCCGGTTGATCCTGGTGGTCGGCGTGCTCCAGGACAAGGATGCGGGAGCCATCCTGGCCGAGCTGCATGAGGAACTGGGTGGCATCCTCGAGGACGTCTGCCTGACCCAGTCGAATTCACCGCGCGCCATCCCTGCTGCTGATCTGCTGCAGGACGCGCTAGCGGCCGGGTTCGCCGAGGAACACGTCCACATCGCCGAACGGCTCGACGACGCGCTTGAATGGGCCGTCATGAAGGCCGAGGAAAACAACGACCTCGCAGGGGGCATCCTCATCACCGGTTCGATCACGGTGGTGGGGGAGGCCCGCACCCTGCTGGGTAAGTAG
- a CDS encoding DUF4233 domain-containing protein yields MTKAQREWRPGMPKKRRSIKVTFASVVLTLEALVVLFATLAAFGLLRDTISPVLILTVGIALAIALVGACAFLTKPYGIAIGWVLQLVIIATGFIEPTMFLIGVLFALTWLYGIRTGIRLDAENEERDRQQAEWERANPEGGSEPGTNV; encoded by the coding sequence ATGACCAAGGCGCAGCGGGAGTGGCGACCCGGAATGCCGAAGAAACGGCGTTCCATCAAAGTCACCTTTGCCTCAGTGGTCCTCACCCTCGAAGCGCTGGTGGTTTTGTTTGCGACCCTCGCCGCATTCGGCTTGTTGCGCGACACCATCTCACCAGTGTTGATCCTAACCGTGGGGATTGCGTTGGCCATCGCACTGGTCGGGGCGTGCGCGTTCCTGACCAAGCCGTACGGCATTGCCATCGGCTGGGTGCTGCAACTGGTCATCATCGCTACCGGGTTCATCGAACCCACCATGTTCCTGATCGGGGTGCTGTTCGCCCTGACCTGGCTGTACGGAATCCGTACCGGGATCCGCCTTGACGCCGAAAACGAGGAGCGTGACCGTCAGCAGGCCGAATGGGAACGGGCGAACCCCGAGGGCGGGTCAGAGCCCGGCACTAATGTTTAG